The following are encoded in a window of Thermoanaerobacter ethanolicus JW 200 genomic DNA:
- the ftsY gene encoding signal recognition particle-docking protein FtsY, with the protein MLNFFDKSKKESETAEKKGFFQKIKEGLLKTRENLTSKIDSIVTIGRKIDEELLEELEEILILADIGISTTSKIIEGIRQKAKERKIYDASQIKELLAEEVYEILQKDVEPFTLTSPMVILNVGVNGVGKTTTIGKLAYLYKKEGKKVMLAAGDTFRAAAIDQLEIWAERVNCPIIKHQEGSDPASVIFDGIQASKAREIDILICDTAGRLHNKKNLMEELRKIRKVIDREYPEARVETFLVLDATTGQNALQQAKIFKEVSDITGIVLTKLDGTAKGGIVVAIKSELNVPIRYIGIGEGIEDLQAFDAKSFVSAIFQ; encoded by the coding sequence ATGCTTAATTTTTTTGACAAATCTAAAAAAGAATCCGAAACTGCTGAAAAAAAAGGTTTTTTTCAAAAGATTAAAGAAGGACTTTTAAAAACAAGAGAAAATTTGACTTCTAAAATAGATAGTATTGTTACAATAGGTAGAAAAATTGACGAAGAACTTTTGGAAGAATTAGAAGAGATTTTAATTTTAGCTGATATAGGTATTAGTACTACTTCTAAGATTATAGAAGGAATACGTCAAAAGGCAAAAGAAAGAAAGATTTATGATGCGTCTCAAATAAAAGAACTTTTAGCTGAAGAAGTTTATGAAATTTTGCAAAAGGATGTAGAACCTTTTACCTTGACTTCTCCTATGGTGATATTGAACGTTGGGGTAAATGGAGTAGGAAAGACTACTACAATTGGAAAATTAGCTTATTTGTACAAAAAAGAAGGCAAAAAAGTTATGCTAGCAGCAGGTGATACTTTTAGAGCTGCAGCTATTGACCAGTTAGAAATATGGGCAGAGAGAGTTAACTGTCCAATTATCAAACACCAAGAAGGCTCAGATCCAGCTTCTGTTATTTTTGATGGCATTCAAGCCTCAAAAGCAAGGGAAATAGATATACTTATTTGTGATACTGCAGGTAGACTGCATAATAAAAAGAATCTGATGGAGGAATTGAGGAAAATACGCAAAGTTATAGATAGGGAATATCCTGAAGCGAGAGTAGAAACCTTTTTAGTTTTAGATGCTACAACTGGTCAAAATGCTCTTCAACAGGCGAAAATATTTAAAGAAGTTTCTGATATAACCGGTATTGTACTTACCAAATTAGATGGAACGGCAAAAGGTGGAATTGTGGTAGCTATAAAATCAGAATTAAATGTACCTATAAGATATATAGGAATTGGGGAAGGAATAGAGGATTTGCAAGCTTTTGATGCAAAATCTTTCGTTTCTGCTATTTTTCAGTAA
- a CDS encoding YifB family Mg chelatase-like AAA ATPase, producing MLSKVKSMAVLGINAYVVEVEVDLSTGIPSFDIVGLGDTEVKEARDRVRSAIKNSGFEFPLKKITVNLAPADTKKEGTAFDLPLAIGILKCTEEIKEEKEDIAFVGELSLDGSLRGVNGILPMVIGAKEKGISSIVVPYENAYEAAVVEGIKVYPMKNLKEVVEFLNGDREIESFTLDINSFFDNVEYDVDFAEVKGQENAKRVLEIAAAGGHNVLMIGPPGAGKTMLARRFPTILPQLSFEEALEVTKIYSIAGLLPKGTPLITTRPFRAPHHTISTVALVGGGKYPKPGEVSLAHYGVLFLDEIPEFKKDAIEVLRQPLEDEVVTITRVNGSFSYPSKFILILAMNPCPCGYYGDDTHECHCSVNEIRRYQNKISGPLLDRIDLHVEVKPLKKDKYFEEETPSESSKEVRERVIKAREMQLKRYKGTGIYFNSQLKGNMLKKYCKLDEDTKKFLNEAFEKFYLSARGYNKILKVARTIADLEGAENIKFEHVAEALQYRIVDSKYWYK from the coding sequence ATGCTTTCTAAAGTAAAAAGTATGGCAGTCTTAGGGATAAATGCCTATGTGGTAGAGGTGGAGGTAGATTTATCTACAGGAATTCCTTCTTTTGATATTGTGGGCTTGGGCGATACAGAAGTTAAGGAAGCAAGAGACAGAGTAAGGTCTGCTATCAAAAACAGTGGCTTTGAATTTCCCCTCAAAAAAATTACTGTAAATTTAGCACCAGCGGATACTAAAAAAGAAGGTACTGCTTTTGATTTGCCTTTGGCAATAGGAATTTTAAAATGCACAGAGGAGATAAAAGAGGAAAAGGAAGATATAGCCTTTGTAGGTGAACTTTCTTTGGACGGAAGTCTAAGAGGCGTAAATGGTATACTGCCAATGGTAATCGGGGCAAAGGAAAAAGGTATATCCTCTATTGTTGTTCCTTATGAAAATGCTTATGAAGCGGCAGTTGTTGAGGGGATAAAAGTATATCCTATGAAAAATTTAAAAGAAGTGGTTGAATTTTTAAATGGAGATAGGGAAATAGAATCTTTTACTTTAGATATTAATAGTTTTTTTGATAATGTAGAATACGACGTAGATTTTGCTGAAGTAAAAGGACAAGAAAATGCAAAAAGGGTACTTGAGATTGCCGCTGCCGGAGGCCACAATGTGCTAATGATTGGCCCTCCTGGAGCGGGTAAAACTATGTTGGCAAGGCGTTTTCCTACTATTCTTCCTCAGTTAAGTTTTGAAGAGGCTTTAGAAGTTACCAAGATATACAGTATAGCAGGATTGCTTCCAAAAGGTACACCTCTTATCACTACTCGACCTTTTAGAGCTCCTCATCATACTATCTCTACAGTTGCTTTAGTTGGGGGAGGAAAATATCCTAAGCCTGGGGAAGTATCCCTTGCCCACTATGGAGTGTTATTTTTAGATGAGATTCCTGAATTTAAAAAAGATGCAATAGAAGTTTTAAGGCAGCCGTTAGAAGATGAAGTGGTTACAATTACTCGTGTAAATGGTAGCTTTAGTTATCCAAGTAAATTTATTTTAATTTTAGCTATGAATCCTTGTCCTTGTGGCTATTATGGCGATGATACTCACGAATGCCATTGTAGTGTAAATGAAATAAGAAGATACCAAAATAAAATTTCAGGACCTTTGTTAGATAGAATTGATTTACATGTGGAGGTAAAACCTCTTAAAAAAGATAAATATTTCGAAGAAGAAACGCCATCGGAAAGTTCCAAGGAAGTTCGCGAACGAGTTATAAAAGCACGAGAAATGCAACTTAAAAGGTATAAAGGTACTGGTATATACTTTAATTCTCAATTAAAAGGAAATATGTTAAAAAAATATTGCAAACTTGATGAAGATACTAAAAAATTTTTAAATGAGGCTTTCGAGAAGTTTTATTTAAGTGCAAGAGGATATAATAAAATTTTAAAAGTTGCTCGTACAATTGCTGATTTGGAAGGTGCAGAAAATATTAAGTTTGAGCATGTAGCAGAAGCATTACAGTATAGAATTGTTGATAGCAAATATTGGTATAAATAA
- a CDS encoding YitT family protein, which produces MEITSFFNRESIKNIFFILIGTLMSAIGINMFIVHAKLLSGGVSGIALIIQYLTKFPAGYTIFLLNIPLLILSYKKVNLRFTIFTIIGTVSLSLFLVLTYSIKNILHINDPLLLSLYGGVLNGLGMGIVFSNHGSTGGLDIISVIVKKKYDNFEIGHISFIVNFFIVAIGAIFFGLTSALYTLVSMYITSYMVDKTIKGFNRQKMVLVVTDKVEEVSKEIMTTLKRGVTLLHGEGAYTKENKKVLYSIVSLTQLPQLKLIVHQIDENAFISILDVAEVHGKGFMRELF; this is translated from the coding sequence TTGGAGATAACAAGTTTTTTTAATAGGGAAAGTATAAAAAATATTTTCTTTATTCTTATAGGGACTTTAATGTCTGCTATTGGTATTAACATGTTTATTGTTCATGCTAAACTTTTAAGTGGAGGAGTCTCTGGTATTGCACTTATTATACAGTATTTAACCAAGTTTCCTGCAGGATACACTATATTTTTGCTAAACATCCCACTTTTAATTTTGAGCTATAAAAAAGTAAATTTAAGGTTTACAATTTTTACTATTATAGGTACTGTATCACTTTCTTTGTTTTTGGTGCTTACTTATTCAATAAAAAATATATTACATATAAATGATCCATTACTTTTAAGTTTATACGGCGGAGTGTTAAATGGTTTAGGTATGGGAATAGTTTTTAGTAATCACGGGTCAACTGGCGGTTTAGATATAATTTCTGTAATTGTAAAAAAGAAATATGATAATTTTGAAATTGGGCATATTTCTTTTATTGTTAACTTTTTTATCGTAGCCATTGGAGCTATATTTTTTGGTTTGACCAGTGCTCTTTACACTCTTGTCTCAATGTACATTACTTCCTACATGGTGGATAAAACTATAAAAGGTTTTAATAGACAAAAAATGGTGCTGGTGGTTACTGATAAAGTAGAAGAAGTGAGCAAAGAAATAATGACTACATTAAAAAGAGGGGTTACTTTGCTTCATGGAGAGGGTGCTTATACCAAAGAGAACAAAAAGGTTTTATATTCCATTGTGTCTTTAACACAGCTTCCACAGCTTAAACTTATTGTACACCAAATAGATGAAAATGCTTTTATCTCTATATTAGATGTAGCCGAAGTTCATGGAAAAGGATTTATGAGGGAATTATTTTAA
- the ffh gene encoding signal recognition particle protein — MAFESLSERLQEIFKKLRGKGKLTEKDIKEAMREVKVALLEADVNFKVVKDFINSVTEKALGQEVMESLTPGQQVIKIVNDELIALMGSTQSRLNIGNKVPAVIMMVGLQGSGKTTACGKLANLLKKQGKNPLLVACDVVRPAAIKQLQVVGANVNVPVFTMGDKVNPVDIAKASIDYARSHNSDVIIIDTAGRLHIDEELMEELVNIKKAVQPDEILLVVDAMTGQDAVNVASSFNERLDITGVILTKLDGDTRGGAALSIKAVTQKPIKYVGTGEKLTDLEPFYPDRMASRILGMGDVLTLIEKAQAAIDEKKAQELGQKLLTKQFTLEDFLEQLQSLKNMGPLDQLLSMIPGMNKNMLKNVDISEKDLKRIEAIIQSMTKEERQNPSIINGSRKKRIAKGSGTTIQQVNSLLKQFEETKKMMKKFADIDKDLKKGKMRLPFFR, encoded by the coding sequence ATGGCTTTTGAAAGCCTATCTGAAAGGCTGCAGGAAATCTTTAAAAAGTTAAGAGGAAAAGGAAAACTCACAGAAAAAGATATAAAAGAAGCTATGAGGGAAGTAAAAGTTGCCCTCTTAGAAGCGGATGTCAACTTTAAGGTAGTAAAAGACTTTATAAACTCTGTTACAGAAAAAGCTTTAGGGCAAGAAGTGATGGAAAGCCTGACCCCGGGGCAACAGGTGATAAAGATAGTCAATGATGAGCTTATAGCCCTTATGGGGTCTACTCAAAGCCGGTTAAATATAGGGAATAAAGTTCCTGCAGTTATAATGATGGTTGGACTTCAAGGTTCTGGAAAGACCACTGCTTGTGGGAAATTGGCAAACTTGTTAAAGAAGCAGGGAAAAAATCCCCTACTAGTAGCCTGTGACGTCGTCAGACCGGCTGCCATAAAGCAGTTACAGGTTGTGGGAGCTAATGTAAATGTACCAGTTTTTACAATGGGGGACAAAGTAAATCCTGTTGATATTGCAAAAGCTTCTATTGATTATGCAAGGTCTCATAACTCTGACGTAATTATCATAGATACTGCGGGTAGGCTTCACATAGATGAAGAATTAATGGAGGAACTTGTAAATATAAAAAAAGCAGTACAACCAGATGAAATTTTGTTAGTAGTAGATGCGATGACAGGTCAAGACGCAGTGAATGTAGCGTCTTCCTTTAATGAAAGGCTAGATATAACAGGAGTTATATTGACAAAATTGGATGGAGATACGAGGGGTGGAGCAGCTCTTTCTATTAAGGCTGTTACACAAAAACCCATAAAATATGTGGGTACAGGCGAAAAGTTGACAGATTTAGAGCCTTTTTATCCTGATAGAATGGCCTCTCGTATTTTGGGAATGGGAGATGTTTTGACTTTAATTGAAAAGGCCCAAGCAGCAATTGATGAGAAAAAGGCACAAGAGTTAGGTCAAAAGCTTTTAACAAAACAGTTTACATTGGAAGATTTCTTGGAACAATTGCAGAGTCTTAAAAATATGGGGCCTTTAGACCAACTTCTCAGTATGATCCCTGGAATGAACAAAAACATGCTTAAAAATGTAGACATTTCTGAAAAAGACTTAAAGAGGATAGAAGCCATTATTCAATCTATGACTAAAGAAGAAAGGCAAAACCCTTCTATTATAAATGGCAGTAGAAAGAAAAGAATAGCCAAAGGCAGCGGTACCACCATCCAACAGGTAAATAGCCTCTTAAAACAGTTTGAAGAAACTAAAAAGATGATGAAGAAATTTGCTGATATTGACAAAGACCTAAAGAAAGGTAAAATGAGGCTGCCTTTCTTTAGATGA
- the trmD gene encoding tRNA (guanosine(37)-N1)-methyltransferase TrmD — protein MIFDVLTLFPEMFDSVLSYSILKRAIEKGKIKVNLINIRDFSKDKHKRVDDYPYGGGPGMVMMPQPLFDAIEFVKSQGNIPVYYLGPKGKIFNQEMAVKMSKLERIALLCGHYEGIDERVYSVIDEEISLGDFILTGGEIAAMAIIDAVTRLIEGVLSHPQSAIEESFANNLLEYPQYTRPEVFRGMKVPEILLSGNHAEIAKWRRQKSLEITLLKRPDLLKKAVLTEEDKKFLREKGFDI, from the coding sequence ATGATTTTTGACGTTTTAACCCTATTTCCTGAAATGTTTGATAGTGTTTTATCCTATAGTATATTGAAAAGGGCTATTGAAAAAGGAAAAATAAAAGTTAATTTGATAAATATAAGAGATTTTTCAAAGGATAAACACAAAAGAGTAGATGATTATCCTTATGGAGGCGGGCCAGGAATGGTGATGATGCCTCAGCCTCTCTTTGATGCAATTGAATTTGTAAAAAGTCAAGGAAATATCCCTGTATATTACCTTGGTCCTAAAGGTAAAATTTTTAATCAGGAAATGGCGGTTAAGATGTCTAAATTAGAAAGAATAGCCCTTTTGTGTGGACACTATGAAGGAATAGATGAAAGAGTCTATTCTGTTATTGATGAAGAAATTTCTTTAGGAGATTTTATATTGACAGGCGGAGAGATAGCCGCCATGGCTATCATTGACGCTGTAACAAGACTTATTGAAGGAGTACTTTCACACCCTCAAAGCGCTATAGAAGAATCCTTTGCTAATAATTTATTGGAATATCCACAGTATACAAGGCCAGAAGTTTTTAGAGGTATGAAGGTGCCAGAAATTTTACTAAGTGGTAATCATGCCGAAATAGCTAAATGGCGAAGGCAAAAGTCTTTAGAGATAACTCTTTTAAAACGGCCTGATTTGCTTAAAAAGGCTGTTTTGACTGAAGAAGATAAAAAGTTTTTAAGAGAAAAAGGATTTGACATTTAG
- a CDS encoding putative DNA-binding protein, producing MDDDFLFMTLLYDFYGALLTDKQREIFEMYYLNDYSLGEISELLDISRQGVYDTLKRAESSLEFFEEKLGLVKRHQEIMNKLDKIEKGIKIIRQRERDPEILKIIEEIAREIEELNP from the coding sequence GTGGATGATGATTTTTTATTTATGACTCTTTTGTATGATTTTTATGGTGCTTTGCTTACAGATAAGCAAAGAGAAATTTTTGAGATGTACTATTTAAATGATTATTCTCTTGGAGAAATTTCCGAACTTTTGGATATCTCGCGGCAAGGGGTTTATGATACCTTAAAAAGAGCAGAAAGCTCGTTAGAGTTTTTTGAGGAAAAATTAGGATTGGTAAAAAGACATCAAGAAATAATGAATAAACTGGATAAGATAGAAAAGGGCATTAAAATAATACGGCAAAGAGAAAGAGACCCAGAAATTTTAAAAATTATTGAGGAGATAGCTCGTGAAATAGAGGAGCTAAATCCGTAG
- the rimM gene encoding ribosome maturation factor RimM (Essential for efficient processing of 16S rRNA) gives MADYYNVGKVTSAHGIKGEVKVYPLTNVPERFYDLEYVWIFDDQQRPHKYDIEYVKIISKGVCVKLKGIDTRGDAEKLKGAFLKVDSQNALELEENEYFIKDLVGMKVYTEEGSFLGTLVEVLKTGANDVYVIKTEEREILIPAIKEVVKKVDVDNKVMVVHLLEGL, from the coding sequence ATGGCTGATTATTATAATGTAGGAAAAGTTACTTCTGCCCATGGCATTAAGGGCGAAGTTAAAGTATATCCTCTTACCAATGTTCCCGAAAGGTTTTATGACCTTGAGTATGTATGGATTTTTGATGACCAACAAAGGCCCCACAAATATGACATTGAATATGTCAAGATTATATCTAAAGGAGTTTGTGTAAAATTAAAAGGAATTGATACTAGAGGCGATGCAGAAAAATTAAAAGGGGCCTTTTTAAAAGTTGACTCTCAAAATGCTTTGGAGTTAGAAGAAAATGAATATTTCATCAAAGATTTAGTCGGGATGAAGGTGTATACAGAAGAAGGAAGTTTTCTGGGTACATTGGTAGAGGTACTTAAGACAGGTGCAAATGATGTGTATGTAATAAAAACTGAGGAGAGGGAAATACTAATTCCTGCTATAAAAGAAGTGGTCAAAAAAGTTGATGTTGACAATAAAGTAATGGTGGTCCACCTTCTGGAGGGGCTATGA
- a CDS encoding KH domain-containing protein: MGELVKTIAKALVDNPDAVEVNEIEGQQSVIIELKVAPEDMGKVIGKQGRIAQAIRTLVKAAALKEKKRVIVEII, translated from the coding sequence ATGGGAGAATTGGTTAAAACTATAGCCAAAGCGTTAGTTGACAATCCTGATGCTGTAGAAGTCAATGAAATAGAAGGACAGCAATCTGTTATCATAGAGCTTAAAGTTGCTCCCGAAGATATGGGAAAGGTAATTGGGAAACAGGGAAGGATTGCTCAAGCAATTCGCACATTGGTTAAAGCTGCTGCCTTAAAAGAAAAGAAACGTGTGATTGTTGAGATAATCTAG
- the ylqF gene encoding ribosome biogenesis GTPase YlqF: protein MIQWYPGHMAKSKKEIVSNLKLVDVVYEIVDARIPKSSRNPDIDDIVKNKKRIILLNKADLADDVITDLWIEYFKEKGIEAVKVNSITGFGLKEINEATQRVCQDILDKKKQKGMIPRLRGMIVGVPNVGKSTFINKLIGSKRAKTGDKPGVTRALHWIKTPYFDLLDTPGILWPKFDDKKVGIMLAITGAIKDEILDIEEIALNLVAILKKYYPNYLMSRYKIDKIVDEDFELLKEIGRKRGCLIAGGEVDTLKTSHILLEDFRKGKLGKISLERP, encoded by the coding sequence ATGATACAGTGGTATCCTGGACATATGGCAAAATCTAAAAAGGAGATAGTTTCTAACCTTAAGTTAGTAGATGTAGTATACGAAATAGTAGATGCGAGAATACCTAAAAGCAGTAGAAACCCAGATATTGATGATATTGTAAAAAATAAAAAAAGGATCATTCTTCTCAATAAAGCTGATTTGGCTGATGATGTAATTACGGATTTATGGATAGAATATTTTAAAGAAAAGGGAATAGAAGCGGTAAAAGTTAATTCAATTACAGGATTTGGCCTTAAAGAGATAAATGAAGCAACTCAGAGAGTTTGTCAAGATATTTTGGATAAAAAAAAGCAAAAAGGAATGATTCCAAGGCTGAGAGGAATGATTGTAGGTGTTCCAAATGTCGGTAAATCTACTTTTATTAATAAATTAATTGGCAGTAAAAGGGCAAAGACTGGCGATAAGCCGGGGGTTACAAGGGCTTTGCATTGGATAAAAACTCCTTATTTCGACCTTTTGGACACTCCTGGCATACTCTGGCCAAAATTTGACGATAAAAAAGTAGGAATTATGTTAGCAATTACTGGAGCTATAAAAGATGAAATATTGGACATAGAAGAAATAGCATTAAACTTAGTAGCAATCTTAAAAAAGTATTATCCCAATTATTTGATGTCCCGCTATAAAATTGATAAAATAGTAGATGAAGATTTTGAACTTTTAAAAGAAATAGGTAGAAAAAGAGGTTGTTTAATTGCAGGTGGAGAAGTAGATACATTAAAAACTTCTCATATTTTGCTGGAGGATTTTCGCAAGGGAAAACTGGGGAAGATTTCTCTGGAAAGACCATAA
- the rplS gene encoding 50S ribosomal protein L19: MDLIKAVESQQMRKDLTPFNVGDTIRVHYKVIEGDRERIQPFEGIVIKKSGSGLRETFTVRRVSYGVGVERTFPLHSPRIEKIEVIRRGKVRRAKLYYLRKRVGKAATKIKELM; this comes from the coding sequence ATGGACTTAATAAAAGCAGTTGAAAGTCAGCAGATGAGAAAAGACTTAACTCCTTTTAATGTAGGAGATACTATAAGGGTACATTATAAGGTTATTGAAGGAGATAGGGAAAGAATTCAGCCTTTTGAAGGGATAGTAATTAAAAAGAGTGGATCAGGTTTAAGAGAGACTTTCACTGTAAGACGTGTATCTTATGGCGTTGGAGTTGAAAGGACTTTTCCACTTCACTCTCCAAGAATTGAAAAGATAGAGGTTATAAGGAGAGGTAAAGTCAGAAGAGCAAAATTGTATTATTTGAGAAAGAGAGTAGGAAAAGCTGCTACAAAGATAAAGGAATTAATGTAA
- the rpsP gene encoding 30S ribosomal protein S16, with product MAVRIRLKRFGAKKRPFYRIVVADSRSPRDGRFIDEIGYYNPIAQPAEIKIDVEKAKKWLSVGAQPSDTVKSLFKKEGIIGNSASQ from the coding sequence GTGGCAGTCAGAATAAGATTAAAAAGGTTTGGGGCTAAGAAAAGACCTTTTTACAGGATAGTAGTAGCAGATTCAAGGTCACCAAGAGATGGAAGGTTTATTGATGAGATAGGATATTACAATCCTATAGCCCAGCCTGCTGAAATAAAAATAGATGTTGAAAAGGCTAAAAAGTGGCTTAGTGTTGGTGCCCAACCTTCAGATACTGTAAAGTCACTGTTTAAAAAAGAAGGTATAATTGGCAATAGTGCATCTCAATAA